In Chlorocebus sabaeus isolate Y175 chromosome 5, mChlSab1.0.hap1, whole genome shotgun sequence, one genomic interval encodes:
- the RHBDL1 gene encoding rhomboid-related protein 1 isoform X2 has protein sequence MDRSSLLQLIQEQQLDPENTGFIGADTFAGLVHSHELPLDPAKLDMLVALAQSNEQGQVCYQELVDLISSKRSSSFKRAIANGQRALPRDGLLDEPGLGVYKRFVRYVAYEILPCEVDRRWYFYRHRSCPPPVFMASVTLAQIIVFLCYGARLNKWVLQTYHPEYMKSPLVYHPGHRARAWRFLTYMFMHVGLEQLGFNALLQLMIGVPLEMVHGLLRISLLYLAGVLAGSLTVSITDMRAPVVGGSGGVYALCSAHLANVVMNWAGMRCPYKLLRMVLALVCMSSEVGRAVWLRFSPPLPASGPQPSFMAHLAGAVVGVSMGLTILRSYEERLRDQCGWWVVLLAYGTFLLFAVFWNVFAYDLLGAHIPPPP, from the exons CAGCTGGACCCCGAGAACACAGGCTTCATCGGTGCGGACACCTTCGCTGGCCTGGTGCACAGCCATGAACTGCCCCTGGACCCGGCCAAGCTGGACATGCTGGTGGCCCTGGCTCAGAGCAACGAGCAGGGCCAGGTCTGCTACCAGGAGCTGGTGGACCTG ATCAGCAGCAAGCGCTCCAGCAGCTTCAAGCGGGCCATTGCTAATGGACAGCGGGCACTGCCCCGGGATGGGTTGCTGGACGAGCCGGGCCTAGGTGTCTACAAGCGGTTTGTGCGTTACGTGGCCTATGAGATCCTGCCCTGCGAGGTGGACCGCCGCTGGTACTTCTACCGTCACCGCAGCTGCCCACCCCCTGTGTTCATGGCCTCGGTCACCCTTGCCCAG ATCATCGTGTTCCTGTGCTACGGGGCCCGCCTCAACAAGTGGGTGCTGCAGACCTACCACCCCGAGTACATGAAGAGCCCCCTCGTGTACCACCCTGGGCACCGTGCCCGCGCCTGGCGCTTCCTCACGTACATGTTCATGCACGTTGG gctggagcagctggggtTCAACGCTCTCCTGCAGCTGATGATCGGGGTGCCCCTGGAGATGGTGCACGGCCTGCTCCGCATCAGCCTGCTCTACCTGGCAGGCGTGCTGGCAG GCTCCCTAACTGTCTCCATCACCGACATGCGGGCCCCGGTGGTGGGAGGCTCCGGCGGGGTCTACGCCCTGTGCTCAGCACACCTGGCCAACGTCGTCATG AACTGGGCTGGGATGAGATGTCCCTACAAGTTGCTGAGGATGGTGCTGGCCTTGGTGTGCA TGAGCTCCGAGGTGGGCCGGGCCGTGTGGCTGCGCTTCTCCCCGCCGCTGCCCGCCTCGGGCCCGCAGCCCAGCTTCATGGCGCACCTGGCGGGCGCGGTGGTGGGGGTGAGCATGGGCCTGACCATCCTGCGTAGCTACGAGGAGCGCCTGCGGGACCAGTGCGGCTGGTGGGTGGTGCTGCTGGCCTACGGCACCTTCCTGCTCTTCGCCGTCTTCTGGAACGTCTTCGCCTACGACCTGCTGGGCGCCCACATCCCCCCACCGCCCTGA
- the LOC119621153 gene encoding LOW QUALITY PROTEIN: uncharacterized protein (The sequence of the model RefSeq protein was modified relative to this genomic sequence to represent the inferred CDS: inserted 1 base in 1 codon), whose product MAPRGTAWAALPSSAPGGPAPAARAPQLEPAILSGPAQLHRRNFRPGAGPAGTHGWGRVGLRVRPISLDGDARPAASGAGRNTPVPSLGALRGRRSRRPWPALLRPLRNRPRRRPPHTFDFPSEMPYLRPRPQQPAPPPAASPPLRVNIAPSRAVGCEDPSRWAAILERHREVLRARADPRVRLEALGRWYREELPAAIRGRVENYVTXELERLLAWKLARGRFQPRLQQLVTTNPPELAVHCSTTTFCLLPDVGARVTQLSALCGVDPPQPQTQDQESEPELVLMGCLAASRCSQQSWWLELETEAFMSDEAVVTVPGLPAPQYTLTYYLLYLGQVQERATALSQGLRVSLDGGRLKSRPATMGAQ is encoded by the exons ATGGCGCCGCGCGGCACGGCCTGGGCTGCGCTCCCAAGCTCCGCGCCTGGCGGCCCAGCGCCCGCAGCCCGAGCCCCGCAGCTCGAACCCGCGATCCTCTCGGGCCCGGCCCAGCTCCACCGCCGGAACTTCCGGCCGGGGGCGGGACCAGCGGGGACGCACGGGTGGGGGCGAGTGGGGCTGCGCGTGCGCCCAATCAGCCTGGACGGGGACGCTAGGCCCGCGGCGTCGGGGGCTGGGAGGAACACTCCGGTTCCTTCGCTCGGCGCTCTTAGGGGTCGGCGTTCGCGGAGGCCCTGGCCCGCCCTGCTGAGGCCTCTTCGGAACCGGCCTCGGCGGCGGCCGCCACACACATTCGACTTTCCCAGTGAGATGCCTTACTTG AGGCCCCGCCCCCAGCAGCCGGCCCCGCCCCCTGCAGCGTCCCCGCCCCTCCGCGTGAACATAGCGCCTTCCCGCGCTGTTGGGTGTGAGGACCCCAGTCGCTGGGCCGCCATTCTGGAGCGCCATCGAGAGGTCCTACGGGCGCGCGCGGACCCCCGAGTGCGGCTGGAAGCCCTGGGCCGCTG GTATCGGGAGGAGTTGCCAGCGGCCATCAGGGGCAGAGTGGAGAACTATGTGA GGGAGCTGGAGCGGCTGCTGGCCTGGAAGCTGGCG AGGGGCCGCTTCCAGCCACGTCTGCAGCAGCTGGTGACCACCAATCCCCCTGAGCTGGCTGTGCACTGTTCGACCACCACCTTCTGCCTCCTGCCAGATGTGGGGGCCAGGGTCACCCAGCTGTCTGCCCTCTGCGGTGTGGACCCACCACAGCCACAGACTCAG GACCAGGAGTCGGAGCCAGAGCTTGTCCTGATGGGGTGTCTGGCTGCTTCTCGCTGCTCACAGCAGTCCTGGTGGCTGGAGCTCGAGACGGAGGCCTTCATGTCAGATGAGGCAGTGGTCACAGTGCCCGGCCTGCCGGCCCCACAGTACACCCTCACGTACTACCTGCTGTACCTGGGCCAGGTTCAAGAGCGGGCCACAGCTCTGAGCCAAG GCCTCCGGGTCTCCCTGGATGGAGGGAGGCTGAAGAGTCGGCCAGCCACTATGGGAGCTCAGTAA
- the STUB1 gene encoding E3 ubiquitin-protein ligase CHIP isoform X2, which translates to MKGKEEKEGGARLGAGGGSPEKSPSAQELKEQGNRLFVGRKYPEAAACYGRAITRNPLVAVYYTNRALCYLKMQQHEQALADCRRALELDGQSVKAHFFLGQCQLEMESYDEAIANLQRAYSLAKEQRLNFGDDIPSALRIAKKKRWNSIEERRIHQESELHSYLSRLIAAERERELEECQRNHEGDEDDSHVRAQQACIEAKHDKYMADMDELFSQVDEKRKKRDIPDYLCGKISFELMREPCITPSGITYDRKDIEEHLQRVGHFDPVTRSPLTQEQLIPNLAMKEVIDAFISENGWVEDY; encoded by the exons ATGAAGggcaaggaggagaaggaggggggcGCGCGGCTGGGCGCTGGCGGCGGAAGCCCCGAGAAGAGCCCGAGTGCGCAGGAGCTCAAGGAGCAGGGCAACCGTCTGTTCGTGGGCCGAAAGTACCCGGAGGCGGCGGCCTGCTACGGCCGTGCGATC ACCCGGAACCCGCTGGTGGCCGTATATTACACCAACCGTGCCCTGTGCTACCTGAAGATGCAGCAGCACGAGCAGGCCCTGGCCGACTGCCGGCGCGCCCTGGAACTGGACGGGCAGTCTGTGAAGGCGCACTTCTTCCTGGGGCAGTGCCAGCTGGAGATGGAGAGCTATGATGAGGCCATCGCCAATCTGCAGCGAG CTTACAGCCTGGCCAAGGAGCAGCGGCTGAACTTCGGGGACGACATCCCCAGCGCTCTTCGAATCGCGAAGAAGAAGCGCTGGAATAGCATCGAGGAGCGGCGCATCCACCAGGAGAGCGAGCTGCACTCCTACCTCTCCAGGCTCATTGCCGCGGAGCGTGAGAG GGAGCTGGAAGAGTGCCAGCGGAACCACGAGGGTGATGAGGACGACAGCCACGTCCGGGCCCAGCAGGCCTGCATTGAGGCTAAGCAC GACAAGTACATGGCGGACATGGACGAGCTCTTCTCTCAGGTGGACGAGAAGAGGAAG AAGCGTGACATCCCCGACTACCTGTGTGGTAAGATCAGCTTTGAGCTGATGCGGGAGCCGTGCATCACGCCCAGTGGCATCACCTACGACCGCAAGGACATCGAGGAGCACCTGCAG CGCGTGGGTCATTTTGACCCCGTGACCCGGAGCCCCCTGACCCAGGAACAGCTCATCCCCAACCTGGCCATGAAGGAGGTTATTGACGCATTCATCTCTGAGAATGGTTGGGTGGAGGACTACTGA
- the STUB1 gene encoding E3 ubiquitin-protein ligase CHIP isoform X1, translated as MKGKEEKEGGARLGAGGGSPEKSPSAQELKEQGNRLFVGRKYPEAAACYGRAITRNPLVAVYYTNRALCYLKMQQHEQALADCRRALELDGQSVKAHFFLGQCQLEMESYDEAIANLQRAYSLAKEQRLNFGDDIPSALRIAKKKRWNSIEERRIHQESELHSYLSRLIAAERERELEECQRNHEGDEDDSHVRAQQACIEAKHDKYMADMDELFSQVDEKRKKRDIPDYLCGKISFELMREPCITPSGITYDRKDIEEHLQVRLRLGEQGQQHGPGPTDCPLPFLSLQRVGHFDPVTRSPLTQEQLIPNLAMKEVIDAFISENGWVEDY; from the exons ATGAAGggcaaggaggagaaggaggggggcGCGCGGCTGGGCGCTGGCGGCGGAAGCCCCGAGAAGAGCCCGAGTGCGCAGGAGCTCAAGGAGCAGGGCAACCGTCTGTTCGTGGGCCGAAAGTACCCGGAGGCGGCGGCCTGCTACGGCCGTGCGATC ACCCGGAACCCGCTGGTGGCCGTATATTACACCAACCGTGCCCTGTGCTACCTGAAGATGCAGCAGCACGAGCAGGCCCTGGCCGACTGCCGGCGCGCCCTGGAACTGGACGGGCAGTCTGTGAAGGCGCACTTCTTCCTGGGGCAGTGCCAGCTGGAGATGGAGAGCTATGATGAGGCCATCGCCAATCTGCAGCGAG CTTACAGCCTGGCCAAGGAGCAGCGGCTGAACTTCGGGGACGACATCCCCAGCGCTCTTCGAATCGCGAAGAAGAAGCGCTGGAATAGCATCGAGGAGCGGCGCATCCACCAGGAGAGCGAGCTGCACTCCTACCTCTCCAGGCTCATTGCCGCGGAGCGTGAGAG GGAGCTGGAAGAGTGCCAGCGGAACCACGAGGGTGATGAGGACGACAGCCACGTCCGGGCCCAGCAGGCCTGCATTGAGGCTAAGCAC GACAAGTACATGGCGGACATGGACGAGCTCTTCTCTCAGGTGGACGAGAAGAGGAAG AAGCGTGACATCCCCGACTACCTGTGTGGTAAGATCAGCTTTGAGCTGATGCGGGAGCCGTGCATCACGCCCAGTGGCATCACCTACGACCGCAAGGACATCGAGGAGCACCTGCAGGTGAGGCTGCGGCTGGGGGAGCAGGGCCAGCAGCATGGTCCTGGGCCCACTGACTGCCCTCTGCCCTTCTTGTCACTGCAGCGCGTGGGTCATTTTGACCCCGTGACCCGGAGCCCCCTGACCCAGGAACAGCTCATCCCCAACCTGGCCATGAAGGAGGTTATTGACGCATTCATCTCTGAGAATGGTTGGGTGGAGGACTACTGA
- the JMJD8 gene encoding LOW QUALITY PROTEIN: jmjC domain-containing protein 8 (The sequence of the model RefSeq protein was modified relative to this genomic sequence to represent the inferred CDS: inserted 2 bases in 1 codon), translating to MVTGGANSRFRAAFPAXSRRGFFRGGPKEVTSGVRPGCRPLPRRRSCRPMAGGRARGSRRATRLSEGGGLMAPASRLLALWALAAVALPGSGEEGDGGWRLGGPGAVAEEERCTVERRADLTYAEFVQQYAFVRPVILQGLTDNSRFRALCSRERLLASFGDRVVRLSTANTYSYQKVDLLFQEYVEQLLHPQDPTSLGNDTLYFFGDNNFTEWASLFRHYSPPPFGLLGTAPAYSFGIAGAGSGVPFHWHGPGYSEVIYGRKRWFLYPPEKTPEFHPNKTTLAWLRDTYPALPPSARPLECTIRAGEVLYFPDRWWHATLNLDTSVFISTFLG from the exons ATGGTAACCGGCGGCGCCAATAGTCGCTTTCGGGCGGCCTTCCCCGC TTCCCGTAGAGGCTTCTTCCGGGGCGGCCCAAAGGAGGTCACTTCCGGCGTCCGTCCCGGCTGCCGGCCGTTGCCACGACGACGAAGCTGCCGGCCAATGGCTGGCGGACGGGCCCGAGGTTCCCGGCGTGCAACGCGGCTGTCTGAGGGCGGCGGGCTCATGGCGCCGGCGTCGCGGCTGCTCGCGCTCTGGGCGTTGGCGGCTGTGGCTCTACCCGGCTCCGGGGAGGAGGGCGACGGCGGGTG GCGCCTGGGCGGGCCGGGGGCCGTGGCGGAGGAGGAGCGCTGCACGGTGGAGCGTCGGGCCGACCTCACCTACGCCGAGTTCGTGCAGCA GTACGCCTTCGTCAGGCCCGTTATCCTGCAGGGACTCACGGACAACTCG AGGTTCCGGGCCCTGTGCTCCCGCGAAAGGTTGCTGGCCTCGTTTGGAGACAGAGTGGTCCGCCTGAGCACCGCCAACACCTACTCCTACCAGAAAG TGGACTTGCTCTTCCAGGAGTATGTGGAGCAGCTGCTGCACCCCCAGGACCCCACCTCCCTGGGCAATG ACACCCTGTACTTCTTCGGGGATAACAACTTCACCGAGTGGGCCTCTCTCTTTCGGCACTACTCCCCACCCCCGTTTGGCCTGCTGGGAACCGCTCCAGCTTACAGCTTTGGAATCGCAG GAGCTGGCTCGGGGGTGCCCTTCCACTGGCATGGGCCCGGGTACTCAGAGGTGATCTACGGCCGTAAG CGCTGGTTCCTCTACCCACCTGAGAAGACACCAGAGTTCCACCCCAACAAGACCACGCTGGCCTGGCTCCGGGACACATACCCAGCCCTGCCACCGTCTGCACGGCCCCTGGAGTGTACCATCCGGGCTGGTGAG GTGCTGTACTTCCCTGACCGCTGGTGGCATGCCACACTCAACCTTGACACCAGCGTCTTCATCTCCACCTTCCTCGGCTAG
- the WDR24 gene encoding GATOR2 complex protein WDR24, which yields MEKMSRVTTALGGSVLTGRTMHCHLDAPANAISVCRDAAQVVVAGRSIFKIYAIEEEQFVEKLNLRVGRKPSLNLSCADVVWHQMDENLLATAATNGVVVTWNLGRPSRNKQDQLFTEHKRTVNKVCFHPTEAHVLLSGSQDGFMKCFDLRRKDSVSTFSGQSESVRDVQFSVRDYFTFASTFENGNVQLWDIRRPDRCERMFTAHNGPVFCCDWHPEDRGWLATGGRDKMVKVWDMTTHRAKEMHCVQTIASVARVKWRPECRHHLATCSMMVDHNIYVWDVRRPFVPAAMFEEHRDVTTGIAWRHPHDPSFLLSGSKDSSLCQHLFRDASQPVERANPEGLCYGLFGDLAFAAKESLVAAESGRKPYTGDRRHPIFFKRKLDPAEPFAGLASSALSVFETEPGGGGMRWFVDTAERYALAGRPLAELCDHNAKVARELGRNQVAQTWTMLRIIYCSPGLVPTANLNHSVGKGGSCGLPLMNSFNLKDMAPGLGSEARLDRSKGDARSDTVLLDSSATLITNEDNEETEGSDVPADYLLGDVEGEEDELYLLDPEHAHPEEPECVLPQEAFPLRHEIVDTPPGPEHLQDKADSPHVSGSEADVASLAPVDSSFSLLSVSHALYDSRLPPDFFSVLVRDMLHFYAEQGDVQMAVSVLIILGERVRKDIDEQTQEHWYTSYIDLLQRFRLWNVSNEVVKLSTSRAVSCLNQASTTLHVNCSHCKRPMSSRGWVCDRCHRCASMCAVCHHVVKGLFVWCQGCSHGGHLQHIMKWLEGSSHCPAGCGHLCEYS from the exons ATGGAGAAGATGTCCCGTGTGACCACAGCCCTTGGTGGCAGCGTGCTGACGGGTCGCACCATGCATTGCCACCTGGATGCTCCCGCCAATGCCATCAGTGTGTGCCGTGACGCAGCCCAGGTGGTCGTGGCAGGCCGTAGCATCTTCAAGATCTATGCCATCGAAGAGGAACAGTTCGTGGAGAAGCTGAACCTGCGTGTGGGGCGTAAGCCTTCACTTAATCTGAGCTGCGCTGACGTGGTGTGGCACCAGATGGATGAGAACCTGCTGGCCACAGCAGCCACCAATGGTGTGGTGGTCACGTGGAACCTGGGCCGGCCGTCCCGCAACAAGCAGGACCAGCTGTTCACAGAACACAAGCGCACGGTGAACAAAGTGTGCTTCCACCCCACTGAAGCCCACGTGCTGCTCAGTGGCTCCCAGGATGGCTTCATGAAGTGCTTTGACCTCCGCAGAAAGGACTCTGTCAGCACCTTCTCGG GCCAGTCTGAGAGCGTGCGGGACGTGCAGTTCAGTGTCCGGGACTACTTCACCTTTGCTTCCACCTTCGAGAATGGCAACGTGCAGCTCTGGGACATCCGGCGTCCTGACCGGTGTGAGAGGATGTTCACAGCCCACAATGGACCTGTCTTCTGCTGCGACTGGCACCCCGAGGATAG GGGCTGGTTGGCCACAGGAGGGCGTGACAAGATGGTGAAGGTCTGGGACATGACCACACATCGTGCCAAGGAGATGCACTGTGTGCAGACCATCGCCTCAGTGGCCCGTGTCAAGTGGCGGCCTGAGTGCCGCCACCACCTGGCCACGTGCTCCATGATGGTGGACCACAACATCTATGTCTGGGATGTGCGCCGGCCCTTCGTGCCAGCTGCCATGTTTGAGGAGCACCGAGACGTCACTACGGGAATCGCCTGGCGCCACCCCCACGACCCCTCCTTCCTGCTGTCTGGCTCCAAGGACAGCTCACTGTGCCAGCACCTGTTCCGCGATGCCAGCCAGCCTGTTGAGCGCGCCAACCCCGAGGGCCTCTGCTACGGCCTCTTCGGGGACCTGGCCTTTGCCGCCAAGGAAAGCCTAGTGGCTGCTGAGTCAGGGCGCAAGCCCTACACTGGCGACCGGCGCCACCCCATCTTCTTTAAGCGCAAGCTGGACCCTGCCGAGCCCTTCGCAGGCCTGGCCTCCAGCGCTCTCAGCGTCTTTGAGACAGAGCCGGGTGGCGGTGGCATGCGCTGGTTTGTAGATACAGCTGAGCGTTACGCGCTGGCTGGCCGGCCACTGGCAGAGCTCTGTGACCACAACGCAAAGGTGGCTCGAGAGCTTGGCCGCAACCAG GTGGCGCAAACGTGGACCATGCTGCGGATCATCTACTGCAGCCCTGGCCTGGTGCCCACTGCGAACCTCAACCACAGCGTGGGCAAGGGTGGCTCCTGTGGCCTGCCTCTCATGAACAG TTTCAACCTGAAGGATATGGCCCCAGGGTTGGGCAGTGAGGCGCGGCTGGACCGCAGCAAAGGAGATGCACGGAGCGATACAGTTCTGCTCGACTCCTCGGCCACACTCATCACCAACGAGG ATAACGAGGAAACCGAGGGCAGCGACGTACCTGCCGACTACCTGCTGGGTGATGTGGAGGGTGAGGAGGACGAGCTGTACCTGCTGGATCCAGAACACGCGCACC CCGAGGAGCCTGAGTGTGTGCTGCCGCAAGAGGCCTTTCCACTGCGCCACGAGATCGTGGACACGCCTCCCGGGCCCGAGCACCTGCAGGACAAGGCCGACTCCCCGCACGTGAGCGGCAGCGAGGCGGATGTGGCCTCCCTGGCCCCCGTGGACTCCTCTTTCTCGCTCCTGTCTGTCTCACACGCACTTTACGACAGCCGCCTGCCACCTGACTTCTTCAGCGTGCTGGTGCGCGACATGCTGCATTTCTACGCCGAGCAGGGCGACGTGCAGATGGCTGTGTCTGTGCTCATTATCCTCGGTGAACGGGTGCGCAAGGACATCGACGAGCAGACCCAG GAGCACTGGTACACTTCCTACATCGACCTACTGCAGCGCTTCCGCCTCTGGAACGTGTCCAACGAGGTGGTCAAGCTGAGCACTAGCCGCGCCGTCAGCTGCCTCAACCAGGCCTCCACCACCCTGCACGTCAACTGCAGCCACTGCAAGCGGCCCATGAGCAGCCGGGGCTGGGTCTGCGACAG GTGCCACCGCTGCGCTAGCATGTGTGCCGTCTGCCACCACGTGGTCAAGGGTTTGTTTGTGTGGTGCCAGGGCTGCAGCCACGGCGGCCACCTGCAGCACATCATGAAATGGCTGGAAGGCAGCTCCCACTGTCCCGCGGGCTGCGGCCACCTCTGCGAGTACTCCTGA
- the FBXL16 gene encoding F-box/LRR-repeat protein 16: protein MSSPGIDGDPKPPCLPRNGLVKLPGQPNGLGAASITKGTPATKNRPCQPPPPPTLPPPSLAAPLPRAALAGGPCPLAGGPASALAPGPPAERPPLATDEKILNGLFWYFSACEKCVLAQVCKAWRRVLYQPKFWAGLTPVLHAKELYNVLPGGEKEFVNLQGFAARGFEGFCLVGVSDLDICEFIDNYALSKKGVKAMSLKRSTITDAGLEVMLEQMQGVVRLELSGCNDFTEAGLWSSLSARITSLSVSDCINVADDAIAAISQLLPNLAELSLQAYHVTDTALAYFTARQGHSTHTLRLLSCWEITNHGVVNVVHSLPNLTALSLSGCSKVTDDGVELVAENLRKLRSLDLSWCPRITDMALEYVACDLHRLEELVLDRCVRITDTGLSYLSTMSSLRSLYLRWCCQVQDFGLKHLLALGSLRLLSLAGCPLLTTTGLSGLVQLQELEELELTNCPGATPELFKYFSQHLPRCLVIE, encoded by the exons ATGTCGAGCCCGGGCATCGACGGCGACCCCAAGCCTCCATGCTTGCCTCGAAATGGTCTGGTGAAGCTGCCAGGCCAGCCCAACGGCCTGGGTGCGGCCAGCATCACCAAGGGCACGCCAGCCACCAAGAACCGTCCCTGCCAGCCACCACCCCCGCCCACCCTCCCACCACCCAGCCTGGCTGCTCCGCTGCCCCGGGCTGCCCTGGCTGGGGGCCCGTGCCCCCTGGCAGGTGGACCAGCCTCAGCCTTGGCACCTGGGCCCCCAGCGGAGCGGCCGCCACTGGCCACGGACGAGAAGATCCTCAATGGGCTCTTCTGGTATTTCTCGGCCTGCGAGAAGTGTGTGCTGGCCCAGGTGTGCAAGGCCTGGCGGCGCGTGCTTTACCAGCCCAAGTTCTGGGCAGGCCTCACGCCGGTGCTGCACGCCAAGGAGCTCTACAATGTGCTACCTGGTGGCGAGAAGGAGTTCGTGAACCTGCAGGGCTTTGCTGCAAGAGGCTTCGAGGGCTTCTGCCTGGTTGGCGTCTCCGACCTGGACATCTGTGAGTTCATTGACAACTATGCGCTCTCCAAGAAGGGTGTCAAAGCCATGAGCCTCAAGCGCTCCACCATCACGGACGCAGGCCTCGAG GTTATGCTTGAACAGATGCAGGGCGTGGTGCGTCTGGAGCTGTCGGGCTGCAACGACTTCACCGAGGCCGGGCTGTGGTCCAGCCTGAGCGCGCGCATCACCTCGCTGAGCGTGAGTGACTGCATCAACGTGGCCGACGACGCCATCGCGGCCATCTCGCAGCTGCTGCCCAACCTGGCGGAGCTGAGCCTGCAGGCCTACCATGTGACGGACACGGCGCTGGCCTACTTCACGGCGCGCCAGGGCCACAGCACGCACACACTGCGCCTGCTCTCCTGCTGGGAGATCACCAACCACGGTGTGGTCAACGTGGTGCACAGCCTGCCCAACCTCACCGCGCTCAGCCTCTCTGGCTGCTCCAAGGTCACTGACGACGGCGTGGAGCTCGTGGCCGAGAACCTGCGCAAGCtgcgcagccttgacctctcatgGTGCCCACGCATCACCGACATGGCGCTGGAGTACGTGGCTTGCGACCTGCACCGCCTGGAGGAGCTTGTGCTCGACAG GTGTGTACGCATCACGGACACTGGCCTCAGCTATCTGTCCACCATGTCGTCCCTCCGCAGCCTCTACCTGCGATGGTGCTGCCAG GTGCAGGACTTCGGGCTGAAGCACCTCCTGGCCCTGGGAAGTTTGCGCCTCCTGTCTCTGGCAG GCTGCCCGCTGCTCACCACCACCGGGCTGTCGGGCTTGGTGCAGCTGCAGGAGCTGGAGGAGCTGGAACTCACCAACTGCCCCGGGGCCACCCCCGAGCTCTTCAAGTACTTCTCGCAGCACCTGCCCCGCTGCCTCGTTATTGAGTAG